The sequence CGCCGCCGACAGTTCGGCAAGGCTCACCACGCCATCACCGCTGCTGTCGGCCGCGCTCAGGTCAATGCTGAAACTTTCCCCGCCAAGATCGATCTGCAGACTACCGGTTGCCTCGATATCACCGTCCTGCAACCCCTGCAGAGCAATCTGGTGCTGACTGGCCAGTTGCTCGACAAAGAACTGGTAGTTGCCCGGCACGGCATTGGCCTTGACGTTGGCCGTGGCGTAGCCTTCCTGACTGAAACTCGCCGAGTTGACCAGCATGGTCTTGCCGCCGCTTTTGAGCCCAGTCACAGCACTGCGGAACGTGCGCAAGGCACTTTCCAGCTTGGTCACTGCGTCCAGCTGAGCACGGTAATTGGCTTCGTTGCGCCGCACCCTGGCCAGGCCGGGCTGCACATCGTAGCTGGCCAGTTGTTCAGCCATGGATCTTGCGTAATCAGAGTCGATATTCATCGTCGGGTATCCTTTGACAGCCTTCAAGCAATAACAATGCCAAGACATCAAGCCATTGATTTAAATGGCTTTAAGCCAGATAACAGGTGAAAAACGTCTTCCGCTTGAGCGACCTTATGCAGCCAGCGGAAATGCTCCTTCCCCTCGGCAAGAATCAACGCGGATCAGGGAAAACCGCACAGCGTGACAAACAACACAGGCGACAGCTGAGCTGCACCGCTTAAGCCTGAGCGACGATCAACAAGCCCAAAGGCTCAAGGAATTACTCAGTAGTACTGGGGGGAATAGAGACTGGACTGGGCAGACTGACCCAGCAGTTGATTGAGGATATCGTGCTGCATGGCCAGCAGGCGGCCATTGCGTTCGTTCTGACGCTGACAGGCCTGCGCCAGATGACCAAGCGCCTCCCAGCCGGCACTCAGGCGCTGACGCTGGGCTGGCGGGCAACCGGCGAACAGGCGCTGCATGCCATCGGCATCGGCGTGCAGGGAAAATGCCGCCAGAATGCGGCTGCGTCGCGCGGCGCGATGGGCCGCCGCCGCTGAGAGACTGCTGATGTCCTGATTGAGACGCTCGATCTGCTGCGCGTCACGCTGCAGCAGGTGCGCATGCAGTGCTTCGGTCAGATCCAGCAGGCGCTGATAGTCAGCCTGATCGCGCTGCAGGTCCTCATCGAGCGCAGCCAGCAGGCGCTCGCGCGAACTCACTGATCGCTGCCCCGATGGTAGGCCAGCATGTCAGCCGCCAAACCTTCGGCACTGGTATCCAGGCGCCCTTCGCTCAGCGCCTGACGCACCGCCGCCACCCGATCAAGATCGACCGATGGCAAGGCTTGCAGCGCCGCCTGCAAAGCTTCAAGTGGCAGCTCGGCGGGCGGTAAGCTGGGGGCACTATTAGTCGCCTGCGGGCGCTCGCCGGGAGTACCGGTGGAAAGTTCGGTCACCGGACGGAAACCGTTGCTGCTGGGCCGAGAAATATCCATGCTGACATCCAAAAATGAGCGGGTTACAGACTTATGGCGACCGACTGCGACCTGCGCTTAAATCTTTTTTCCTATAGTGCTTGGGCTCGCCACCAAGCCTGAGCCGCCAGACCGTCCTGTATCTTCTGCTCCTGACTGGCCAGCAGATGCTGCCATTCGCGCAGCTTGCCGTCCAGCACCTGACTAATGACCTTTTCATTACGCATGGCGCTGGTCAACTCGCCTCGAATCCGGTTCAGCGCCTGCTCCGCCACCGCCAGTTCGCGGCGCTGCAACTCGATCATCCGATGCAGCGTCAACTTGTAGCGCTGCTGATTGTCACGCTGCAGCGGAGTGGTCATCGGTGCGGTATAGCCGCACAGGCGACTGAGCCCCTCGATATTGTTGCGATAGCGCTGGCACAGGTTCTGCTGGTAGTTGACCCGCCCCATCAGCTCCTGCACCTTGTTGCCGCGCAGCAACGCCAACCGCGACAGGGTGTTTATCTGTTCCTTCATGACGGCCTCTTGACCAGCTTGAGCAAGGTAGCAACGCAGTCTTCCAGTTCGGCTCCCACCCCAACCTCCTGACGCAAAAAGCGCTCGATGTGCGGCGCCAGCTGCACCGCCCGGTCGGTCTTGGCGTCCATGCCTGGGCTGTAGCCACCCAGCGGAATCAACTCACGAATCTTTTCAAAGCTGCTGTACAGCTCC is a genomic window of Halopseudomonas phragmitis containing:
- a CDS encoding flagellar biosynthesis anti-sigma factor FlgM, producing the protein MDISRPSSNGFRPVTELSTGTPGERPQATNSAPSLPPAELPLEALQAALQALPSVDLDRVAAVRQALSEGRLDTSAEGLAADMLAYHRGSDQ
- a CDS encoding flagellar FliJ family protein, with the protein product MKEQINTLSRLALLRGNKVQELMGRVNYQQNLCQRYRNNIEGLSRLCGYTAPMTTPLQRDNQQRYKLTLHRMIELQRRELAVAEQALNRIRGELTSAMRNEKVISQVLDGKLREWQHLLASQEQKIQDGLAAQAWWRAQAL
- a CDS encoding flagellar protein FlgN, whose amino-acid sequence is MSSRERLLAALDEDLQRDQADYQRLLDLTEALHAHLLQRDAQQIERLNQDISSLSAAAAHRAARRSRILAAFSLHADADGMQRLFAGCPPAQRQRLSAGWEALGHLAQACQRQNERNGRLLAMQHDILNQLLGQSAQSSLYSPQYY